One part of the Sarcophilus harrisii chromosome 5, mSarHar1.11, whole genome shotgun sequence genome encodes these proteins:
- the UCN3 gene encoding urocortin-3: MLFPVRFLFLLLLLGTSRTSNSHKLYQTESIFSCINAALSGAKSRLDDESSLSKRSFGYIPSEELSSEKEDKKEKEEDEEDKEKRTLSGGRDGIGAGVEGTRYKYQSQAQLTRKLYQNKAQSDRRTKFTLSLDVPTNIMNILFNIAKAKNLKAKAAANAHLMAQIGRRK; this comes from the coding sequence ATGCTGTTTCCTGTTCGATTTCTGTTCCTACTGCTACTTCTAGGAACCTCAAGAACAAGCAACTCCCATAAGCTCTACCAGACAGAGTCCATCTTCAGCTGTATTAATGCAGCCCTGTCTGGGGCTAAAAGTCGACTGGATGATGAGTCCTCATTGAGCAAGAGGAGCTTTGGTTACATTCCCAGTGAGGAACTATCATCTGAGAAGGAAgacaagaaggagaaagaagaggatgaagaagataaggaaaaaagaacattatcTGGGGGTAGGGATGGGATTGGGGCAGGGGTTGAGGGTACCAGGTATAAGTACCAGTCCCAGGCACAGCTAACCAGGAAGTTATACCAGAACAAGGCCCAGAGTGATCGGCGAACTAAGTTCACCCTGTCCCTTGATGTCCCTACCAACATTATGAATATCCTCTTCAACATAGCTAAGGCTAAGAACTTGAAGGCTAAAGCAGCTGCCAATGCTCATCTTATGGCACAAATTGGGCGAAGAAAATAA